In one window of Shewanella goraebulensis DNA:
- a CDS encoding CBS domain-containing protein, protein MKVHDIMTQNPVCISDEASLKDAHQLMQSRNVRHLPVISETDGQLIGMLTHKKMIASVLTMLNKYGQGALDRKERYTPIADIMETQVQKLGLDEPLTIVVQYFIDNKLGCLPVVDEQNKVLGIVTSSDFVKLCQRLLLKHN, encoded by the coding sequence ATGAAAGTGCACGATATTATGACTCAAAATCCCGTTTGTATCAGCGATGAAGCAAGCTTAAAAGATGCCCATCAATTGATGCAAAGCCGTAATGTACGCCACCTTCCAGTTATTTCTGAAACCGATGGCCAACTGATTGGGATGTTGACTCATAAAAAAATGATTGCCAGTGTGTTAACTATGCTCAATAAATATGGCCAAGGGGCATTAGACAGAAAAGAGCGTTACACGCCAATTGCCGATATTATGGAAACCCAAGTGCAAAAGTTAGGTTTAGATGAGCCTCTAACGATCGTCGTGCAATACTTTATTGATAATAAGTTAGGATGCTTACCTGTAGTTGATGAGCAAAACAAAGTGCTAGGGATTGTCACTTCATCAGATTTTGTCAAACTGTGTCAGCGATTACTGTTAAAACATAACTAA
- a CDS encoding sulfotransferase family protein produces the protein MYHFDRPIIILSAPRSGSTLLFEVLSKNNALMTIGGESHALIEKIPSLNIAYRGFSSNALNQQDIDINLRQHLLQRFSDEMLDSEGQRANSMAGTIFRFLEKTPKNSLRVDFLNVLFPDALFIYLVRDPKENISSIMQAWQSNKFVTYPNLPGWNKRNWSLLLPEKWQTLNGETLESIAAFQWQEANNAIINSLKKINSARWCMVSYEQLVNQTEKTIERLCHFSGIEFTEELAQICSQALPHSRYTISAPKADKWLANYSEIKKVWPSIETTICKINQCLGKHGLPVFDSEWHYHEMGESATGIVKESGALNDKKDTNYKNVTRNSLCPCGSGKRFKQCHGALR, from the coding sequence ATGTATCATTTTGATAGACCAATCATTATTTTATCTGCTCCTCGATCTGGAAGTACTTTGCTATTCGAAGTTCTTTCGAAAAATAATGCATTAATGACTATTGGTGGTGAGAGTCATGCACTAATTGAAAAAATTCCAAGTCTGAATATTGCATATCGTGGGTTTAGTTCTAATGCACTAAATCAACAAGATATTGATATTAATTTACGGCAGCACTTATTGCAGCGCTTTAGTGATGAAATGCTGGATAGTGAGGGGCAGAGAGCTAATTCAATGGCGGGTACTATTTTTCGCTTCCTCGAAAAGACACCAAAGAATAGTTTAAGAGTTGATTTTCTCAATGTTTTATTCCCTGACGCACTATTTATCTATCTTGTTAGAGACCCTAAAGAAAATATCAGTAGTATTATGCAAGCTTGGCAATCCAATAAGTTTGTAACTTACCCCAACCTTCCAGGATGGAATAAACGTAATTGGTCTTTATTGTTACCTGAAAAGTGGCAAACATTGAACGGTGAGACTTTAGAATCTATTGCTGCATTTCAATGGCAAGAGGCTAATAATGCCATTATTAACTCCCTTAAAAAGATAAACAGTGCACGCTGGTGTATGGTGTCTTATGAACAACTGGTTAATCAAACTGAAAAAACTATTGAACGTTTATGCCATTTTAGCGGCATCGAGTTTACCGAAGAGTTAGCCCAAATATGCAGTCAAGCCTTACCTCATTCTCGCTACACCATCTCTGCACCAAAAGCGGACAAATGGCTTGCAAACTACAGTGAGATTAAAAAAGTTTGGCCTAGTATTGAAACAACAATTTGTAAAATTAACCAATGCTTAGGAAAACATGGTCTCCCTGTATTTGATAGCGAATGGCATTATCATGAAATGGGTGAATCTGCGACTGGAATTGTCAAGGAATCGGGAGCATTGAATGATAAAAAAGATACTAATTACAAGAATGTGACTCGAAACAGTCTTTGCCCTTGTGGCTCAGGTAAACGATTCAAACAATGTCATGGTGCGTTGCGCTAA
- a CDS encoding aspartyl/asparaginyl beta-hydroxylase domain-containing protein, with protein MKLPHEFYQLPYLFDINRLIEEIEQFSDSDWFSHHEGFPGNSAIPLISVNGEFNNDFKGPMKPTSALDKCPYIKQILSSFGEVLSRSRLMRLAPGAQVPLHSDINYHWYKRVRVHIPITTNTKVKFFCHDKQVHMGAGECWIFDSWKLHKVENNSEDFRVHLVVDLAGSSKFWRTIFQESYSISDESKKLFNAQIVEFNDSVNSHFNTEKFNAPVIMPVSEVEYLCSELLKETELNTENTQEQVLAFSLLLGDFVADWRVLWLQYQSNREGWTHYHALRQQVMQKAIELGKSLQLIYSGSVIKAFEQLVIVACMNIDLSEQHKPSNEITRNSQKKTPPIKTTETDLVNKSNSIAAPQTRNSPCPCGSGKRYKTCHGKMN; from the coding sequence ATGAAGTTACCTCATGAGTTTTATCAATTACCTTACCTTTTTGATATTAATAGGTTGATTGAAGAAATTGAGCAATTTTCTGATTCAGATTGGTTTAGTCATCACGAAGGTTTTCCTGGAAACTCAGCGATACCGTTGATTTCAGTAAATGGCGAATTTAATAATGACTTTAAAGGACCCATGAAGCCGACTTCTGCACTCGATAAATGCCCTTATATTAAGCAAATATTATCCTCTTTTGGTGAAGTTCTCAGCCGTTCAAGATTGATGCGTTTAGCTCCGGGTGCACAAGTCCCCTTACATTCAGATATTAATTATCATTGGTACAAGCGGGTAAGGGTACATATCCCTATTACTACAAACACTAAAGTTAAGTTTTTTTGTCATGATAAACAAGTTCACATGGGCGCCGGTGAGTGTTGGATTTTTGATTCATGGAAGCTTCATAAGGTGGAGAATAATAGTGAGGATTTCCGTGTTCACTTAGTGGTAGATCTTGCTGGTTCAAGCAAATTTTGGCGAACTATTTTTCAGGAATCTTATTCAATATCGGATGAGAGTAAAAAGTTATTTAATGCTCAAATTGTCGAGTTCAATGATAGTGTAAATAGTCACTTTAATACTGAAAAGTTTAATGCACCTGTGATTATGCCTGTCTCTGAAGTTGAGTATTTATGTAGTGAATTATTGAAAGAGACCGAGTTAAATACAGAAAACACTCAAGAACAAGTGCTGGCATTTTCATTGTTACTGGGTGACTTTGTAGCCGATTGGCGTGTACTTTGGCTACAATATCAGAGTAATAGAGAAGGTTGGACACATTATCATGCATTACGACAACAAGTTATGCAAAAAGCTATAGAGTTAGGCAAATCGTTGCAGTTAATCTATTCTGGCTCTGTGATAAAAGCATTTGAACAATTAGTCATTGTTGCTTGTATGAATATCGATTTAAGTGAACAGCATAAACCTTCTAATGAAATAACACGTAATTCACAGAAGAAAACCCCTCCTATAAAAACAACTGAAACTGATTTAGTTAATAAGAGTAATTCAATTGCTGCACCTCAAACTCGAAATAGTCCCTGCCCTTGTGGAAGTGGTAAACGGTATAAAACTTGTCATGGCAAAATGAATTAG